The region GGTCCTCGAGGCCGACCTCATCACCCCCGATGGGGTGGGCATCCTCTGGGCAGTCAGGCGGCTTCATGGGGTGCGCCTCCCCGAGCGGGTCACGGGGGTGGACCTGACCTTGGCCCTCTTCCGCCGCTTCCCGGGGCTTAGGGCCTACCTACTCGGGGGCAGGCCCGGGGTGGCGGAAAGGGCGGCGAGGGAGGCCGAGCGGCTTGGGGCCAAGGTGGTGGGCTTCCACCACGGCTATTTCCGGGAGGAAGCCCAGGTGGTGGAGGAAATCCAACGAGTAGCCCCCGACCTCCTCCTCGTGGGCATGGGGGAAAGGCAGGAGGCCTTCATCCACCGGCACAAGGCCCACCTGGGGGCCCGGGTGGCCATGGGGGTGGGGGGGACCCTGGACGTCCTGGCGGGGGAGGCCAAGCGCCCCCCCCTTTGGGCGCAACGCCTGGGCCTGGAGTGGCTTTTAAGGGTGGGCCTGGACCCCAAGCGCTGGCGGCGGGCCCCGAGGCTTCTCCGCTTCGCTTACCTTGTTCTCAAGGAAGGGCGCTAGAATGCTTCCATGCGGCGGCTTCTTGCGCTTTGGTTCCTTTTCGGGCTCGCCCTGGCCCAAGGCCTCGTCCTCCCCTTTGAGGGGCCCAGGGGCTACGCCCTGGCCCAGGCCTTCGCCCAGGGCCTGAACGCGCCTCCCCCCACCCTCCTCGCCCTCCTCCTCCCCGACCTCCCCTGGCGGGCAAGCTATGAGCTTGCGGGGGGGCTTTACACCCGGGCTGGGGCCCGGCTCGCCCTCTCGGCCACGGGGGCCGAGTGGGTGCTCCTCGGCCGGGAAGAGGAAAGGGGCCTGAGGCTCATCCTCGCCACCCCTGCCGGGGCCAAGGAGGGGCTTTTCCCAAGCGCCGAACTCGCCTGGCTCTGGCTCCAGGGCCAGGGCCTCGCCCCCTGGTACGCCCCCCTGCCCCCGCCTTCCCTCCCGGAAGAGCGCCTGAGGGCCCTGGCGGAAGGCGAGGACCCTGACCCCTTGCACCAGTCCGCCCTGGACCTCAAGGCAGGCCGGGG is a window of Thermus hydrothermalis DNA encoding:
- a CDS encoding WecB/TagA/CpsF family glycosyltransferase, translated to MERLTLLGLPLDPVDMEEALRRIGGFLEEAKTHQVVTLNPEIAVRAREDKALRRAVLEADLITPDGVGILWAVRRLHGVRLPERVTGVDLTLALFRRFPGLRAYLLGGRPGVAERAAREAERLGAKVVGFHHGYFREEAQVVEEIQRVAPDLLLVGMGERQEAFIHRHKAHLGARVAMGVGGTLDVLAGEAKRPPLWAQRLGLEWLLRVGLDPKRWRRAPRLLRFAYLVLKEGR